A stretch of the Halodesulfovibrio sp. MK-HDV genome encodes the following:
- a CDS encoding response regulator produces the protein MGLRAEEKGLELLFRICPEVPPKLIGDPLRLTQVLINLGNNAVKFTDEGEVVVTVDVEVVAENSITLLFSVQDTGIGMKREQIYKLFKSFSQADTSTTRRYGGTGLGLVISRSLAQLMGGEIWVESEYGSGTTFSFNVCLAVDVESPEQAPVALSNGARVLVVDDSRTSRDILCSLLTELGYVTDAVDCGIDAVKMVKESVKAEQYEMIVLDWRMPDMDGITTASLIKEQYGSKNCPDLIMVTAFGREAATDAAEQGIIDACVIKPLTKNSLLQVLSSVKGIFNATEKRNNGRKNAVDNALQQLAGAVILLVEDNEVNQELAMELLESNGMIVSVATNGQEALDILEEKKFDGVLMDCQMPVMDGYEATRRLREDARFAGLPIIAMTANAMVGDREKVIEVGMNDHIAKPLELLDMFSKMARWITPSIGVELKTQGADSSDTLPNITGVDFEKGLSTCQQNKNLLRRLLARFAETQADFCILMNDALQKNDIETASRYAHTLKGVAGNIGATKIQELAAELDANITAKNGNAMQRQLINALDGALAVTVNDIRNKLVLAPVISNIQLSKEILGDELLQLRALLDDDDTEAVDLIEEIQRHMGGAPDLQNLVRSMSELVRDYDFENALILLEELETGVEKLSA, from the coding sequence GTGGGGTTGAGGGCAGAAGAAAAAGGGCTGGAATTGCTCTTTAGAATTTGTCCTGAAGTGCCGCCTAAGCTCATTGGTGATCCCTTGCGGCTGACGCAGGTGTTGATCAATCTTGGCAATAATGCGGTGAAGTTTACCGATGAAGGTGAGGTTGTCGTCACAGTTGATGTGGAAGTTGTGGCAGAAAACAGCATTACGCTTCTATTTTCTGTTCAGGATACCGGCATCGGCATGAAGCGTGAACAGATCTACAAATTGTTTAAATCCTTTTCTCAGGCAGACACTTCAACAACCCGTAGATATGGCGGCACCGGTCTTGGGCTTGTAATCTCTCGTAGTCTTGCTCAGCTTATGGGTGGAGAGATTTGGGTTGAGAGTGAATACGGAAGTGGAACAACGTTCTCCTTTAATGTGTGCCTTGCTGTTGATGTAGAGAGTCCAGAACAGGCTCCTGTTGCGTTGTCTAACGGTGCACGGGTGCTTGTTGTCGATGACAGTAGAACTTCACGCGATATTCTCTGCTCGTTGTTAACAGAGCTGGGGTATGTAACGGACGCCGTTGATTGCGGTATCGATGCTGTAAAAATGGTTAAAGAGTCTGTGAAGGCTGAACAGTACGAGATGATTGTTCTTGATTGGCGTATGCCTGATATGGATGGCATCACAACAGCAAGCTTAATTAAAGAACAGTATGGTTCGAAAAATTGTCCAGACTTAATTATGGTAACTGCATTTGGCCGTGAGGCTGCTACCGACGCTGCGGAACAAGGCATTATTGATGCTTGTGTGATAAAACCGCTTACCAAGAATTCACTGTTGCAGGTTCTTTCTTCCGTTAAAGGAATATTTAATGCGACAGAGAAGCGAAACAACGGACGTAAAAATGCTGTAGACAATGCATTGCAGCAACTCGCAGGCGCCGTTATTTTGCTGGTTGAAGATAATGAGGTAAACCAAGAACTTGCTATGGAATTGCTTGAGTCGAACGGTATGATTGTATCTGTAGCAACAAACGGGCAAGAAGCTTTGGATATTCTTGAAGAGAAAAAATTCGATGGTGTGTTGATGGATTGCCAGATGCCGGTCATGGATGGCTATGAAGCAACCCGCAGATTGCGTGAAGATGCCCGTTTTGCTGGGTTGCCAATTATTGCCATGACTGCAAATGCAATGGTGGGAGATAGAGAAAAAGTTATTGAAGTCGGTATGAATGATCATATTGCAAAGCCATTAGAACTACTTGATATGTTCTCAAAAATGGCTCGCTGGATCACCCCTTCCATTGGTGTAGAACTGAAGACTCAGGGTGCAGACAGCAGTGATACGCTGCCGAATATTACCGGTGTAGATTTTGAAAAAGGGTTGTCTACTTGTCAGCAGAATAAAAACTTGTTGCGGCGGTTGCTTGCACGCTTTGCAGAAACGCAGGCAGATTTTTGCATATTGATGAACGATGCGTTGCAGAAAAACGATATTGAAACAGCAAGCAGGTATGCGCACACTCTTAAAGGGGTAGCAGGTAACATTGGGGCAACAAAGATTCAGGAACTCGCTGCAGAGCTTGATGCAAATATTACTGCGAAGAATGGTAATGCGATGCAGCGTCAGTTAATAAACGCACTTGATGGAGCATTGGCTGTTACCGTGAATGACATCCGAAATAAACTTGTGCTTGCGCCTGTGATTTCTAATATTCAGCTCTCAAAAGAGATATTAGGTGACGAGCTGCTGCAATTACGTGCACTGCTGGATGATGATGATACCGAGGCTGTGGATTTGATAGAAGAGATCCAGCGCCATATGGGTGGCGCTCCGGATTTACAAAACCTTGTTCGGAGCATGTCGGAATTAGTACGTGATTATGATTTTGAAAATGCACTTATCCTTTTGGAAGAACTTGAGACAGGGGTAGAGAAGCTTTCTGCATAA